The sequence AGCCAGGAAAAAACCAGCAACAGAAACATGAGCGAAAATCCCAGATCGAAGGCCCGTTTCATTACACAATTAAAATTATCATCCAAAGGAATGGCCGAGACACTCAGCACCGGAATATGGCTATAACGCTGTAACTTCAGTCCTTTCACAGAAAATCCACGAAAGTCAGGAACGAGATTTACCTTAATGAAATTCTCTTCCCCAAAATCTACAATTTCCTTCACCTTATCGTATGCAATGTTGGGCAGGCATATATAGATCGCATGCACGTTATTTCGCAGGCAATAGGCAGGAAGCTGAGCAATATTACCCCTCACACTTGGAACGGCAGCATTTCGATCGTCAAAAAAGCCAAGAAAATTGAAGCCGTAAAAAGGGAAGTTCTGGAAATATGAATTCAGGCTTTCAGCCACATCACTATACCCTACTATTACTACATTTTTAATATTCTGTCCTGACATTACGATCTTCCGCTGGCTGTATACCTTTAAAATCAGCCAGGTAAAAATGATTGGAATAAATATTAAATAGGTGAACAAAATATTCAGCCTGGGTACATAAGACCATTTTTGAAAGGCGAAAAAAGCTGCGATCAGCAGAAAATGAATTGCGATAACAATCAGGTAATTCACCATGATTTTCGTAATGCGGATATTAGGCGGAGGTGCATGAGGAGTAAAAATGGCTCCCAGCAATAGCCAATACACGTTGATCTGCAATAGAAACAAAGCAGGCGCTGCGCTGAGTATCTCCGTAAAAGATCCAAAACGCAAGAAGTACGAAAGAAAAAAGGAAATATTCAGTAATAAAAGGTCAGAGAACAAAAGAACTTGCTTCAATCGTCCGTCCATAATAAATCCATTCATTTTTAAGAGGGTTAATAA is a genomic window of Bacteroidia bacterium containing:
- a CDS encoding undecaprenyl-phosphate glucose phosphotransferase, which encodes MNGFIMDGRLKQVLLFSDLLLLNISFFLSYFLRFGSFTEILSAAPALFLLQINVYWLLLGAIFTPHAPPPNIRITKIMVNYLIVIAIHFLLIAAFFAFQKWSYVPRLNILFTYLIFIPIIFTWLILKVYSQRKIVMSGQNIKNVVIVGYSDVAESLNSYFQNFPFYGFNFLGFFDDRNAAVPSVRGNIAQLPAYCLRNNVHAIYICLPNIAYDKVKEIVDFGEENFIKVNLVPDFRGFSVKGLKLQRYSHIPVLSVSAIPLDDNFNCVMKRAFDLGFSLMFLLLVFSWLYPLIALLIKLDSPGPAFFRQTRAGKDNKPFVCYKFRTMKVDDKDGWQQATRNDDRITRFGTFLRRTSLDEIPQFINVLQGDMSVIGPRPHPYQLNDEYYGEIHRFMVRHSIKPGITGLAQAKGYRGETNTPHCMRNRVRLDLFYLSNWTFNFDLKIIWLTLASLVRSNGKVY